In Deltaproteobacteria bacterium, the sequence CGGCTTTTTTTGATCAGAACAAGGGATCGCTGCTGGGATTTTTCGACATGTTTGCCGGCGGCGCCCTGAGCAAGCTCTCCGTATTTGCTTTGGGGATTATGCCTTACATCAGCGCCTCCATCATTCTGCAGTTGCTGACGGTGGCCGTACCTCATTTAGAAAGGCTGTCCAAGGAAGGTGATGCGGGCCGAAGAAAGATCACCCAGTACACCCGCTATGGCACCGTTGGGCTCAGCATGATTCAGGGGTTCGGTATCGCCATTGGGCTGGAGAATATGGCCGGTCCGACGGGGGCAGCCATTGTCATACAGGCCGGCTGGTGGTTTCGGTTGTTAACGGTCATTACTTTGACGGCTGGAACGGCATTCATCATGTGGCTGGGCGAACAGATAACGGAAAAAGGGATCGGCAACGGCATATCCCTGATTATATTTGCCGGTATTGTGGTGCGGGGGCCGGAGGCGATCGTTAACACCTTCCGTCTACTGGCGAGCGGTGAGATGGGAATCATTTTCATCCTGCTTTTGATCATTTTGATGGTGGCTGTGGTTGGCTTCATAGTATTTGTAGAAAGTGGTCAGCGTCGGATACCCATTCAATATGCCAAGCGCGTGGTGGGCAATAAGATGTACGGCGGACAAACGACGCATCTGCCTCTCAAGGTGAATACCGCCGGAGTTATCCCGCCTATTTTTGCCTCTTCCCTCATCATGTTCCCGGCGACGATCGCCAATTTCATTCCTCATCCCTGGATGAAGGCGGTCTCGGGTCTTTTGATGCCGGGCCGGTTGGGTTATGAGCTCCTGTTTGTGGCTTTTGTGGTTTTTTTCTGCTATTTTTACACGGCGGTCACGTTTAATCCCGTGGAAGTATCAGATAATATAAAGAAATATGGTGGATACGTTCCCGGCATCAGGCCCGGCAAGAAAACGGCCGAGTACATGGATGAAGTTCTGACCAGATTGACCTTTAGCGGCGCCATCTACGTTTCTGCGGTCTGCGTGCTACCGAGCGTTCTCATCAGCAATTTCAACGTGCCCTTTTACTTCGGCGGCACGGCCCTGCTGATTGTGGTGGGAGTCGCCCTCGATACCGCGTCGCAGATAGAAACTCATTTGTTGACCAGACAGTATGAAGGTTTTATGAAAAAGGGCCGTATTGCGCGCAGGCGCTGAATGTAAATATGGTCATCTTGAAGCAACCGGAGGAGATCGAAAAAATAAGGGCGAGTAACCGAGTGGTGGCGGAAGTCCTGAAAGAATTGAAAAAGGCTGTCATACCAGGTATCACGACCAGAGAATTAGATAGGCTGGCAGAAAGCCTGTCGGTAAGCAAGAAAGTCCGGCCCGCCTTCAAGGGTTATAAGGGGTATCCGTTTTCACTCTGCACCTCGGTTAATGAAGAGGTGGTCCACGGGCTCCCGTCTGACAGA encodes:
- the secY gene encoding preprotein translocase subunit SecY; amino-acid sequence: MLDGFGNISKVPELQKRILLTFLLLAVYRIGAHVPTPGIDTAALAAFFDQNKGSLLGFFDMFAGGALSKLSVFALGIMPYISASIILQLLTVAVPHLERLSKEGDAGRRKITQYTRYGTVGLSMIQGFGIAIGLENMAGPTGAAIVIQAGWWFRLLTVITLTAGTAFIMWLGEQITEKGIGNGISLIIFAGIVVRGPEAIVNTFRLLASGEMGIIFILLLIILMVAVVGFIVFVESGQRRIPIQYAKRVVGNKMYGGQTTHLPLKVNTAGVIPPIFASSLIMFPATIANFIPHPWMKAVSGLLMPGRLGYELLFVAFVVFFCYFYTAVTFNPVEVSDNIKKYGGYVPGIRPGKKTAEYMDEVLTRLTFSGAIYVSAVCVLPSVLISNFNVPFYFGGTALLIVVGVALDTASQIETHLLTRQYEGFMKKGRIARRR